Proteins from a single region of Eremothecium gossypii ATCC 10895 chromosome VI, complete sequence:
- a CDS encoding uncharacterized protein (Syntenic homolog of Saccharomyces cerevisiae YNL108C and YOR110W (TFC7); 1-intron) — protein MTIKMIYVARHGYRSNWLPHGPYPEPPTGVNSDVPLAEHGLEQARELAHYLLSVDNQPELLFSSPFFRCLQTTEPIAEVMELPIHIERGIGEWYKPDRDVIPEPAPFEVLENFFPGKLNGEWGATVVPSNKGETETDIFDRCREFWPRFIARVEQQYPDVEKLMLVTHAATKIALGMSLLGFSSCREPIDEDGTIIRSGACSLDKYELLQEEEDLPFPQRHWKMTMNGNTEFLSRGEEMHWDFRSGFEAGSDAEVKARSTAAATATDSDDAEDTEHVYVCLDVPNHNYRERHEISHTATLQYAGLDRESPLVKVGENIYEGTWKKLIGTELAFPSAATTKRKTADGAADSLHDENEKSNHDGSTEPPEKVLSERIYRIVDHLELNEVDHL, from the exons ATGACAATCAAGATGATATACGTTGCAAGA CACGGATACCGGTCAAACTGGCTGCCCCATGGGCCCTACCCGGAGCCGCCGACGGGCGTAAACAGCGACGTACCATTAGCAGAGCACGGGCTTGAACAGGCGCGCGAGCTGGCGCACTACCTGCTGTCGGTGGACAACCAGCCCGAGCTACTTTTCTCGTCGCCGTTTTTCCGCTGTCTGCAGACTACGGAGCCCATCGCAGAAGTTATGGAGCTGCCCATCCACATAGAGCGCGGGATCGGCGAATGGTACAAGCCAGACCGCGACGTAATCCCGGAACCGGCGCCGTTTGAGGTACTGGAGAACTTCTTTCCGGGCAAACTCAACGGAGAATGGGGCGCGACGGTGGTGCCGAGCAACAAGGGCGAGACGGAAACGGACATCTTCGACCGCTGCCGCGAGTTCTGGCCGCGATTCATTGCGAGAGTGGAGCAGCAGTATCCGGATGTGGAGAAGCTCATGTTGGTGACGCACGCAGCGACGAAGATTGCGCTAGGGATGAGCCTGCTCGGCTTCAGCAGCTGTCGCGAGCCTATCGACGAGGACGGAACCATAATCCGCAGTGGCGCGTGTTCGCTGGACAAGTACGAGCTACtccaggaggaggaggatTTGCCCTTCCCGCAGAGGCACTGGAAGATGACTATGAACGGCAACACTGAGTTTCTGAGCCGCGGCGAGGAAATGCACTGGGACTTCCGCAGTGGCTTCGAAGCCGGATCGGACGCGGAAGTCAAGGCACGCAGCACCGCCGCAGCCACCGCAACGGACTCGGATGACGCAGAGGACACGGAGCACGTGTACGTCTGCCTCGATGTACCCAACCACAACTACCGCGAGCGCCACGAGATAAGCCATACTGCTACGCTGCAATACGCAGGCCTTGATAGGGAAAGCCCGCTCGTGAAGGTGGGCGAGAACATCTATGAGGGCACGTGGAAGAAACTAATTGGCACGGAGCTGGCCTTTCCTAGTGCAGCGACTACGAAACGGAAAACGGCCGACGGCGCCGCCGATTCCCTCCACGATGAGAACGAGAAATCGAACCATGATGGATCGACAGAACCCCCAGAAAAGGTGCTCTCCGAGCGGATATATAGAATCGTAGACCACCTCGAGCTAAATGAAGTAGACCATCTTTGA
- a CDS encoding nucleotide diphosphatase (Syntenic homolog of Saccharomyces cerevisiae YOR111W), with the protein MSLIKGIEREYDVILASTSPHRYSIVTEVLGFHNVAVMKPNFAEDLDKGSYRSNPVGYVEDTCKGKTTNAIQQLEAATPNRPKLVICADTVVLGADNVINEKPGNSDVQLRMLHSFCRSSAPVRVVTAVRIVRWRSSDDVTTFAFTEETTVHFDPSTPEALLNAYVASGDGLQVAGGFKIQGFPATMIRKINGDYYNVVGLPANRTMAHILRATGRDV; encoded by the coding sequence ATGTCGTTAATAAAGGGGATCGAGCGCGAATATGACGTTATACTGGCTTCGACCTCGCCTCACCGGTACAGCATCGTGACCGAGGTGCTCGGGTTCCACAACGTCGCCGTTATGAAGCCGAACTTTGCAGAGGACCTCGACAAGGGTTCCTACCGCTCAAATCCGGTGGGCTATGTCGAGGATACATGCAAGGGCAAGACCACAAACGCAATACAGCAGCTGGAAGCCGCAACTCCGAACAGGCCAAAGCTGGTTATCTGCGCAGACACTGTAGTCCTCGGCGCGGACAACGTGATCAACGAGAAGCCCGGTAACTCAGACGTGCAGCTCCGCATGCTGCACAGTTTCTGCCGCAGCTCCGCGCCCGTGCGCGTTGTCACGGCAGTGCGCATTGTGCGTTGGCGCAGCAGTGACGACGTCACCACGTTCGCATTCACGGAGGAAACGACTGTGCACTTCGATCCCTCTACACCGGAAGCCCTGCTGAATGCATACGTAGCGAGTGGAGACGGCCTGCAGGTGGCTGGTGGTTTCAAGATCCAGGGCTTTCCCGCGACCATGATCCGTAAGATAAACGGCGACTACTACAACGTCGTCGGCCTCCCAGCAAACAGGACCATGGCGCACATCCTCAGAGCCACCGGCCGCGATGTCTGA